The Chitinophaga pinensis DSM 2588 region TCTGAAATGGACGGAGCAGTTCCGTTGCCGTAAATGTGGGAATGATCACTATTATGCCGGACATCAGCCATTTAGTCGCCGCTGCAGTAAATGTAGTTATGAAGAATCGGCCACGGCATACACCATTTACCAGAATATCCGTATCCCGATCAATAAAGCCTTCTATCTCACCTTCCTGATCTACTCCACCAAGGGGAAGATCTCCTCCCATAAACTCTCAGAGATCCTGGAAATCAGGCAAAGTACCTGCTGGTCGTATGCGACCCGTATCCTCAAAATGATGGATGAGCGAAAGAAAGAACTCAAACAGGCGAATGGTCAGGGTTGGAGTTTGCTTGTGCTGGATGAAAGGGAAGAGGTCTGAAATGAAATAAAATGCAATTTTTTTGAAAGGTAACGAAGCGTATCAGGCTATTTATATAATATATCCTTTATAAATGCCTGTAATGCTTCATTATCAAGACTTCCCGCTGTAAAAGAGTTGTGGTATTGAAGCGTATCAAATTTTATGTAATGGTTTAATAATCAGCTGTTTGCATAAATATTTTCCATTGTCATGTGTGAAACTCCTCCTATCTTTACAATATGAAACCTGGCAATACAAATGAAAGGACGCCTGGTCATCGTTATGAAATGGAAATTCATGTTATGTGAGAGGTTATGAAACGACTATCCCGCTCTATATAATGAGTGACTCATTTCCGGCTATTGTTTTTATCTAAGTTCAACATCTAAAACTGATACAAGGGTTATCCTTATCCACAAACCAAAGCACATTATGAAAAAAAGGGGAATATTCCTGACAGCATTGCTGTTGGCACTGTGGAGTTTTGCTATGGCACAGCAGGACGTCACAGTAAAGGGACACATACAGGACAAGCAGGGCAACTCTCTTCCCGGCGTTTCCATCAAGATCAAAGGAACAGCTAAAGGCACGGCCAGCCAGCCAGATGGTAACTTTACCATTCAGGCGCCTTCCAACGCCATACTGGAACTGTCTTACGTGGGCTACGAAACACAGGACTTTTCATTAGAGGGCCGTACCCAGGTCACCATTACCCTGTCTGACACCAAAACAGATCTGAGCGAAGTAGTGGTTATCGGTTACGGTACCCAGAAAAAGAAAGATGTTACTACAGCCGTAGTCGCTGTTAATACCAAAGATATCGCTGAGCGTCCGATTACACAGACGGCTGCCGCCCTCCAGGGTAAAGCTGCCGGTGTGCAGGTAACGCAGCCTTCCGGTAAACCGGGCTCCGCATTCTCAGTAAGAGTGCGTGGTGCGACTTCCGTACAGGCGGGTAACGAACCTTTATATGTGATCGATGGTGTGCCAACCACCGATACAAGGGATCTGAATACCAATGATATCGCTACTATTACCGTACTGAAAGATGCTTCCAGCGCCGCTATCTATGGTGCAAGAGCATCCAATGGCGTGGTACTGATCACCACCAAGAGAGGTCGTTCCGGTGATGCGGTGATCAACTTCAATACTTATTATGGTGTATCTAAGATCGGTAAGAAGATCGACGTACTGGATCCTACACAATATAATGACCTGATGAAGGAAATGGGTTTCAACGTAGTAACGCCTACGGTGACTACCAACTGGCTGGATGAAGTATTCCAGACGGGTCGTAACCAGAACTATCAGTTATCAGCTTCCGGTGGTAGTGAGAAATCTCAGTATTTCATCTCCGGCGCTTATACCAAAGATGACGGTATGGTTAAACCTGCGGAATATAACCGCCGCGTTTTCCGTGCTAACCTGGACAATCAGCTGAAACCATGGATGAAACTGACCACTAACATCAGCTACTCCAATGTGGATCTGAAAGATGTAAAGGATAATGCAAACGCAGGTCGTAACGCAGCGATCCTGGGAGCACTGAATGCGCCTCCGATCATCGGTATCTATGAGACAGATGCAGACGGTCACCAGCGCTATACCATGAACCCATATAAATCCGGTTGGGATAACCCGCTGGCGGCTATTGAAGGTCCGACGCAAGGTACAAAAGACAACCGTATACTGGGTAATGCCGCGCTGGACATCAATTTCACCAAAGATCTGAAGTTCCGGACCAACTATGGTATCGACTATACCAATCACCAATACGACTATTACCTGGATTATATCATGACCACTCCGGGCCGTCTGGACCATGGTTATGCTACCTCCCAGCGTTATAATACAACGACCTGGCTTTGGGAAAATACCCTGAACTATGACAAAAGCTGGAAGAAACACAATCTCTCCGCTTTGGGAGGTGTGACTTCTCAGAAGAACAATTACGCTGAAACTAATCAGACAGGTCGTGATTTCCCTGCTGATCCGACTGTAAAAACGCTGAACGCCGCTAACCAGATCACAGGCGATACCAGAGAATCCCAGTGGTTCCTGATGTCTTACCTGGCGCGTGTGATGTATAACTATGACAGCAGGTATCTGTTGACGGTTAACTTCCGTGCGGATGGTTCTTCCAAACTGGATAAAAAACATAAATGGGGTTACTTCCCGTCTGTATCTGCCGGCTGGCGTATTTCTTCCGAGCCGTTTATGCAGGACGTGAAAGCGATTAATGACCTGAAATTAAGAGCGGGCTGGGGACAGAACGGTAACGTAGAAGGGCTGAGTCCATATGCGTCCCTGGGTCTGAATAATTTCGTTCGTCAGACGCCGACAAGTCCGCTGTCAGGTCCTGGTATCACCCTGCCTGCAGGTGCGCCGAACCCGGATCTGAAATGGGAAACCACTACACAGACCAACGTTGGTATCGACCTGAGTCTCTTTGAATCCCGTCTGACTTTCTCTGCTGATGCGTACATCAAAAAGACAAAAGATCTGCTGTTAAATGTACCATTCCCACGTTCAGCGGAATACCAGTATATGCCGCGTAACTCCGGTGCACTGGAGAACAAAGGTCTGGAGTTCCTGGTTTCTTCTGTGAACGTTGATAAGGTTGACGGACTGCGTTGGAGCACTGATTTCAATATCGCTTTCAACCGTAACCGTCTGACTGATCTGCAACTGACACAGGTATATAACTATGCTGCGCCAGAGAACAGAGATTTTATCATCACACTGAGAAAAGGACTGCCACTGGGTACTTTCTACGGATATGTAGCAGAAGGGGTTGATCCTAAGACAGGAGACATGGTGTATAAAGATGTAAATGGTGATGGTAATGTAACGCCTACCGACCGTACTGTGATCGGTAATGCACAGCCTACTTTCACTTATGGTCTGAACAATAACCTGTCTTATAAAAGCTGGTCATTCTCATTCCTGTTCCAGGGTTCTCAGGGTAATGAAGTGTTCAACGCCTCCCGTATGGAAACAGAAGGTATGTACGACAGCAAGAACCAGTCTACCGAAGTACTGCGCCGCTGGACAGCAGCTGGTCAGGTAACTGACATCCCACGTGCTACCAACGGTGATGTCACCAACTCCCGTACTTCTTCCCGTTTCGTAGAAAATGGTTCCTTCCTGCGTATGAAGAGTGCAACACTCTCTTACAATCTGCCGAGGAGTGCATTGTCTGCTATGCACATCAGCCGACTGATGGTATATGCTACTGCACAGAACCTGTTTACTATTACCAAATACCAAGGTTTTGATCCGGAAGTGAATGCTTACTCAGGTGATCCTGCGAATGGTGTAACACTGGGTATTGACTACGGTACTTATCCGGTAGCAAGAACTTATGTCCTTGGTTTAAACCTGTCCTTCTAAACGTTTGAGTTATGAAAAAAACGAATCGTCTTTTCATCATATCTGCTGCACTGGCGACATTGACGCTGGGCGCATGTAACAAAGACCTGAATCTGACGCCTCCATCCAACACTACTGTTGGTAACCAGGGGCAGGGTACTGCGGGTTCTTATATCAAAGATGCGACTACTGCGGAGGCAGCACTTGCCAGCTGTTACGGATATTTCCGTAATGGTTCTTCAGAATACTATGTACTCGATTATTTCAATATAGGCGATGCACAGTCTGACAATGCTTACGCAGGTGCAGACAACGCCGCCGGTTTTGAGATCGACGAATTCCGTCTGCTTTCCACGAATGCCTGGGCCAGCCGTGACTGGGGTTACCTCTACAATCAGATCACTGCATGTAACTCTTTGATCGCAAACGTACCAAATGTCAACGATCCAGCACTGAGTTCCGGCCGTAAAGCACAGATCATCGGTGAGGCACAGTTTATCCGTGCACGCGCTTATTTTGACCTGGTAAGGATCTTTGGTGATGTGCCGCTGGTATTGACGGAACTGCCTACTATCACTGCTGATAACCTGGAGCAGATCTATCCGTTACTGTATCCTGCACGTAAAAGTGCCGACAGTGTTTATGCACAAATCAATGCTGACCTGAAAGCAGCAGCGGAAGTAGTACCGACATCCGGTGTAAATAAAGGATATGTGAGCAAAGGTGCGGTGTATACCTTACTGGCGAAAGTAGCGGCTACCAAGAAACCGGTTAACTGGGCGGAAGTAGAGTCTTACACTAACCAGGTAATTGCGCTGGGGTATAGTCTGCTGCCTGTGTATGACAACCTGTGGGACGGTGCACACGAAAACTCCGCTGAATCCATCTTCGAACTGAACTTCGACGGCTGGGATACAGGTGGTAACTGGGGCACGAGTATGTTCC contains the following coding sequences:
- a CDS encoding SusC/RagA family TonB-linked outer membrane protein, whose translation is MKKRGIFLTALLLALWSFAMAQQDVTVKGHIQDKQGNSLPGVSIKIKGTAKGTASQPDGNFTIQAPSNAILELSYVGYETQDFSLEGRTQVTITLSDTKTDLSEVVVIGYGTQKKKDVTTAVVAVNTKDIAERPITQTAAALQGKAAGVQVTQPSGKPGSAFSVRVRGATSVQAGNEPLYVIDGVPTTDTRDLNTNDIATITVLKDASSAAIYGARASNGVVLITTKRGRSGDAVINFNTYYGVSKIGKKIDVLDPTQYNDLMKEMGFNVVTPTVTTNWLDEVFQTGRNQNYQLSASGGSEKSQYFISGAYTKDDGMVKPAEYNRRVFRANLDNQLKPWMKLTTNISYSNVDLKDVKDNANAGRNAAILGALNAPPIIGIYETDADGHQRYTMNPYKSGWDNPLAAIEGPTQGTKDNRILGNAALDINFTKDLKFRTNYGIDYTNHQYDYYLDYIMTTPGRLDHGYATSQRYNTTTWLWENTLNYDKSWKKHNLSALGGVTSQKNNYAETNQTGRDFPADPTVKTLNAANQITGDTRESQWFLMSYLARVMYNYDSRYLLTVNFRADGSSKLDKKHKWGYFPSVSAGWRISSEPFMQDVKAINDLKLRAGWGQNGNVEGLSPYASLGLNNFVRQTPTSPLSGPGITLPAGAPNPDLKWETTTQTNVGIDLSLFESRLTFSADAYIKKTKDLLLNVPFPRSAEYQYMPRNSGALENKGLEFLVSSVNVDKVDGLRWSTDFNIAFNRNRLTDLQLTQVYNYAAPENRDFIITLRKGLPLGTFYGYVAEGVDPKTGDMVYKDVNGDGNVTPTDRTVIGNAQPTFTYGLNNNLSYKSWSFSFLFQGSQGNEVFNASRMETEGMYDSKNQSTEVLRRWTAAGQVTDIPRATNGDVTNSRTSSRFVENGSFLRMKSATLSYNLPRSALSAMHISRLMVYATAQNLFTITKYQGFDPEVNAYSGDPANGVTLGIDYGTYPVARTYVLGLNLSF
- a CDS encoding RagB/SusD family nutrient uptake outer membrane protein, producing MKKTNRLFIISAALATLTLGACNKDLNLTPPSNTTVGNQGQGTAGSYIKDATTAEAALASCYGYFRNGSSEYYVLDYFNIGDAQSDNAYAGADNAAGFEIDEFRLLSTNAWASRDWGYLYNQITACNSLIANVPNVNDPALSSGRKAQIIGEAQFIRARAYFDLVRIFGDVPLVLTELPTITADNLEQIYPLLYPARKSADSVYAQINADLKAAAEVVPTSGVNKGYVSKGAVYTLLAKVAATKKPVNWAEVESYTNQVIALGYSLLPVYDNLWDGAHENSAESIFELNFDGWDTGGNWGTSMFLGTDWKKFCNPSNDLVRAYQQEKDTVRFRSTITFANVNGKWGDARLPLDSFPFFYKMRKTDASQNIIMYRLADVLLLKAEALNEQGDVGGANAIVTQIRERVKLKQLNITDQAAMRLAIEKERRLELAFEGTRWQDLVRTDRAIPVMQAVTDGKGVSLGYHLTEKSLLWPVPQSEMDQNANLIQNPGY